From the genome of Prunus persica cultivar Lovell chromosome G8, Prunus_persica_NCBIv2, whole genome shotgun sequence:
AATACTTTTGAGCATCCTGCCTCAAAATACCTGAAAGACCTGTCTCTCCCATGGATTCTAGACCATTAATGAGTATTCTAAAGGATGACCTATCTGGTTCACATCCCACCTCTTTCATCAAGTAAAAGCACTCCATTGCAAGTTTAGGGATTTTAAAACTTATCAATGTTGTCAATAGAGCATTAAAAGCCTCAAGTTCAGGGTgtaaatttctttcttttttcaagcACAAGCAAAGAAGTTCAACTTGTTCAAACAATTCATTGCTAGCCATTACTTTAATCATATCAGCATAAAGTGAAACCTGCGGCCTATACCAGTGTTCTTTTCGAATATCTTCAAAGACCTGTAACGAGCAATGACAAGAACGccaaattgaaaactgaatcaatctttataataaaacaaaagaaaagggtgaCAACCAAAATGAGATACCATGTAATTTAGCGGCAAATATTTATTAGGAGTCTGCGTAAACTGAAAACAGAAAGTAAAAGATAGCTTTTTTGCatcaaatttatcaaattGGAGAGAACCCAATTGAATTTTGAAGATAAATTCAtggaaaatcaaaatgaaagcaaaaatgaattaaagtaaGACTGCAAGACCAAACCTTGAGGGCCAAGAAGCACTCATTTTGGCGGAGGAGGTCACGAAGGACAGCCATCATGTCGAGCTTCAGCAAGCGCCTGAACTTAGAACCGAACGCTTGGTCAAGAAAGCTCTGGTTCTTCTTGGCTCTCTTCAAGGCCTGTACGGTCTGTATGGCTTCGATGCTGAGGTGTCTCCCTTTCTGCAATGGTCTCGGGTTATTGCTTCTGTCTCTCATCGTCACTATCAGTTTCCATCTTTTGGGTCTCGAGAGCTGAAGAGATGAGGGCTGAGGCTCTGCGTTGAAGATTAAGTTTCTGGGCAGAGAGCTGAAGAGAGTGAGAGCTTGAGTTGCCGAAGAGGGTCTCATTTTCTGTTGCTCTCTCGCTGGCCAAACCAgtcactttgttttttttttttggtcgaaaggCCCAAACCAGTCTGTTCTGGGAAGAGGATGATGTACAGAGAGAAGTAGTGATATGTCGTTGCGGTTTGGCTGCCCATTTGGCAACACAACAATTTGAACGACATGTCGTTGGTGAAGCTAACGCTACAACTCAACTTTGGGCAAAGCCCAGTAATTCAGGGCTTAAAATCAGAGATGCTGGGTTTACTGTTTTACTGCTGCCACTGTATATATCCAGTTTACAGTTTTCACTTTTTCACCAGctggttaattaattattccCATCGTTCTAGACTTGTATTAACATCTGcaatcaaataaatttatgtGCTAATTTTGAGATTGGTGGTGTATCAGTATCAGCTTCCTAATTGTTGGGTATGGCCTTCCATCAAGTACATTGCTCAATGGCTTcacagttttttgttttgcaacatttttttatattcaaattgTGTAATTAGTGACAAAAGATGGTTgagtttataaaataattgtatTTGGTGGTAACTGTTTTGTCAATTATGTGTAATGCATGGCTAATTAAAAGACATTGAAGTTCATGAGGAAAACCAAAGTAAGATAAgaatcactttttttttgccttCCTCTTGTTATAAGGTGTAtggacccaaaaataaaaaaaaa
Proteins encoded in this window:
- the LOC18768600 gene encoding pentatricopeptide repeat-containing protein At1g62350 isoform X2, translated to MRPSSATQALTLFSSLPRNLIFNAEPQPSSLQLSRPKRWKLIVTMRDRSNNPRPLQKGRHLSIEAIQTVQALKRAKKNQSFLDQAFGSKFRRLLKLDMMAVLRDLLRQNECFLALKVFEDIRKEHWYRPQVSLYADMIKVMASNELFEQVELLCLCLKKERNLHPELEAFNALLTTLISFKIPKLAMECFYLMKEVGCEPDRSSFRILINGLESMGETGLSGILRQDAQKYYGESLEFLEENEEMAVK
- the LOC18768600 gene encoding pentatricopeptide repeat-containing protein At3g46870 isoform X1, whose translation is MRPSSATQALTLFSSLPRNLIFNAEPQPSSLQLSRPKRWKLIVTMRDRSNNPRPLQKGRHLSIEAIQTVQALKRAKKNQSFLDQAFGSKFRRLLKLDMMAVLRDLLRQNECFLALKFTQTPNKYLPLNYMVFEDIRKEHWYRPQVSLYADMIKVMASNELFEQVELLCLCLKKERNLHPELEAFNALLTTLISFKIPKLAMECFYLMKEVGCEPDRSSFRILINGLESMGETGLSGILRQDAQKYYGESLEFLEENEEMAVK